A stretch of Arachis hypogaea cultivar Tifrunner chromosome 15, arahy.Tifrunner.gnm2.J5K5, whole genome shotgun sequence DNA encodes these proteins:
- the LOC112751861 gene encoding heavy metal-associated isoprenylated plant protein 39: MMKLVLKVELYDNKVKTKAMKAVSGLSGVESVSVDMKDLKMTIIGEADPVTVVGKLRKLCHVEIVSVGPAKEEKKEEAKKEEKKGGEEKKKDPKEEMADLIKAYEQYYNQTRQPYPYHYYYRVVEEDPNSCVII; encoded by the exons atgATG AAATTGGTGCTAAAAGTGGAACTCTATGATAACAAAGTTAAGACAAAGGCCATGAAGGCAGTTTCTGGTCTTTCAG GAGTGGAATCAGTGTCGGTGGACATGAAGGACCTAAAGATGACAATAATTGGGGAAGCTGATCCAGTGACAGTGGTGGGGAAGCTTAGGAAACTGTGCCATGTTGAGATAGTCTCTGTTGGGCCAGccaaagaggagaagaaggaagaggcgaagaaagaagaaaagaagggaggagaagagaaaaagaaggatcCAAAGGAAGAGATGGCTGATCTTATTAAGGCATATGAACAGTATTATAATCAGACGAGGCAGCCATATCCCTATCACTACTATTACAGAGTTGTGGAAGAGGATCCTAATTCCTGTGTTATCATTTAG
- the LOC112751864 gene encoding DUF21 domain-containing protein At2g14520 codes for MSSFFDEQAPCCGTHFWVMVIMCWIFVLFAAITSGLALGLLSFSQVDLEVLVKAGQPHIQKNAAKIMPIIKNEHLLLSALLIAKSLALEGVSVSMEKMFPEWLAVIISATLLGIIAEIIPQALCSRYGLSVGATMTPFVKVLLLIFFPIAYPISKVLDWLFGKGHSALLGREELKALVHLHSNEAGKGGELSLHEATIIAGALDLTLKTAKDAMTPISETFSLDINSKLNMHTMALIMSKGHSRIPIYSGIPTNIVGIILVKNLIFCRLEDETPIKHMTIRRVPRVGENWPLYEILNQFQKGQSHMAVVIKGEVNIKDAATDSHGLRAFEMVDYTSMSTDASNLTSQETEYYSATLKNTMKLEGDSDALRARSRCESEANASFENVEALNVHEEVIGIITLEDVMEELLQDDILDETDQYVDVHQNIKIKLQNPRRMSSGSSRRSSNSNQWWRNSDASRVCFLTPTYVSPISETNQN; via the exons ATGAGTTCATTCTTTGATGAACAGGCACCATGTTGTGGAACTCATTTTTGGGTTATGGTAATCATGTGTTGGATCTTTGTACTATTTGCTGCTATCACATCTGGTTTAGCTCTTGGGCTCTTGTCCTTTAGCCAAGTTGATCTTGAGGTTCTTGTTAAAGCTGGCCAACCTCATATTCAGAAAAATGCTG CAAAGATTATGCCAATTATTAAGAATGAGCATTTACTTTTAAGCGCCCTCCTCATAGCTAAATCATTGGCATTGGAG GGGGTTTCTGTTTCTATGGAGAAAATGTTCCCAGAGTGGCTTGCAGTAATCATATCAGCTACCCTTTTAGGTATCATTGCTGAG ATTATCCCTCAAGCATTGTGCTCTAGATATGGTTTGAGTGTTGGGGCAACCATGACTCCCTTTGTGAAAGTACTTCTGTTGATTTTCTTCCCCATTGCATATCCAATTAGTAAG GTGTTGGATTGGCTTTTTGGCAAGGGGCATAGTGCACTTCTAGGAAGAGAAGAGCTCAAGGCTTTGGTTCATTTACATTCCAATGAG GCAGGTAAAGGGGGAGAGTTGTCACTACATGAAGCTACAATAATTGCTGGAGCATTAGACTTAACTTTGAAGACTGCTAAAGATGCCATGACACCAATAAGTGAAACATTTTCTCTGGACATTAACTCCAAACTCAACAT GCATACAATGGCCTTGATAATGAGCAAAGGTCACAGCCGTATACCAATTTATTCTGGAATACCAACAAATATTGTTGGTATTATCCTG GTCAAGAATTTAATCTTCTGTCGTCTGGAAGACGAAACGCCCATTAAACATATGACGATTAGGAGAGTTCCTAG AGTAGGTGAAAATTGGCCACTATATGAGATCTTGAATCAATTTCAAAAGGGTCAAAGCCATATGGCTGTTGTCATCAAGGGTGAAGTGAACATCAAAGATGCTGCAACTGATTCACATG GACTTCGCGCCTTTGAAATGGTTGATTATACTAGTATGTCAACTGATGCATCAAATTTGACCTCACAAGAAACAGAATATTATAGTGCAACACTAAAGAATACCATGAAGCTAGAGGGTGACTCGGATGCATTGCGCGCAAGATCACGATGCGAAAGCGAAGCAAATGCATCATTTGAGAACGTGGAAGCTCTTAATGTTCATGAAGAAGTAATTGGGATAATAACATTGGAAGATGTTATGGAAGAGCTACTTCAG GATGATATACTGGATGAAACTGATCAATATGTTGATGTTCATCAAAA taTCAAGATCAAACTGCAAAATCCAAGAAGAATGTCATCAGGGTCCTCCAGAAGATCCTCAAATTCTAATCAATGGTGGAGAAATTCAGACGCATCTCGAGTTTGCTTCTTAACTCCTACATATGTTTCACCCATTTCGGAAACTAACCAGAACTGA
- the LOC112751862 gene encoding uncharacterized protein PAM68-like produces the protein MNTLICSSNPTLHLSNLPSRKPNFSPLSPKLSLGKLNYPLSTLNPPHAYNAKGFSSVEGELVSSKNNNPNKNKDKDDEIPREVFNRIIVRILVSVLAPMGLGLGILYVFGELKVRHIWDMPMWVPFMTTFLTFGASTLGIAYGALSTSLDKDREGTFLGLNELQNNWTEMWQEEDQEDQS, from the coding sequence ATGAACACTCTTATTTGTTCATCAAACCCAACTCTTCATCTCTCAAATCTTCCATCAAGGAAACCAAATTTCTCACCTTTAAGCCCCAAACTAAGTTTAGGAAAACTCAATTACCCCTTAAGCACATTAAATCCACCACATGCTTATAATGCCAAGGGATTTTCAAGTGTTGAGGGTGAACTTGTGAGTAGCAAGAATAACAATCCCAACAAGAACAAAGATAAAGATGATGAGATTCCTAGGGAAGTGTTCAACAGGATCATAGTTAGAATATTGGTGTCTGTTTTGGCACCAATGGGTTTAGGGTTGGGAATTTTGTATGTGTTTGGAGAACTTAAGGTGAGACACATATGGGACATGCCCATGTGGGTGCCATTCATGACAACATTCTTGACATTTGGAGCTTCCACTCTTGGGATTGCTTATGGGGCACTCTCCACAAGTTTGGATAAAGATAGGGAAGGTACATTTCTTGGCCTCAATGAACTTCAGAACAATTGGACTGAGATGTGGCAAGAGGAGGATCAGGAGGATCAAAGTTAG
- the LOC112751865 gene encoding uncharacterized protein: MTGIRKSNNSMEDVDRLFANFKCGLSPPASALRERKRSKSRSENGGLRNDELPSRSPASGGSVGGEQKTPSTCSNATNLPSSIERLKSAAAKAKWFNPGKQLSPIVFYGSPCGVPPKKPIRLWRLLHEIRLDLSQQNKLMSRKEVWATFPRQDEAMKFAKDQEDVHVFSYQDHFNGQRRFLVSTYTEFWRRYKNMDSKFRHHYEVIQEGLPCHLYFDLEFDKRVNIGKDGDEMVDLFISVVLEAFQEKYSIHGNLDWIVELDSSTKEKFSRHLIIRIPKVSFKDNSHAGAFVSEICSRIQNARETDKSFEKLFIMKDSSCNGSTSHLFVDTAVYTRNRCFRLFLSSKAGKSSFLLPTGRFKCKNLDEEEVFKASLICNMDVDCEKLLVCKPDLDCVKTLHFDTELNCNSGNSCQIPSEFTLNTCGSEVSTTYFVGNSPFPFLDRFILSVASVGNIPGKIHSWYLFSEFGLMVYSMTKNRYCERIGRHHKSNNVIYVVDLRRAVYYQKCHDPDCRGYRSPLRQIPVHVFANSSVVCGSEILDDEQTIDNERENILQYEGDVDDNCNDSWWLDVVKVAEEIEKQTKTEPSTVIIDDDDGDVEWWLAVERTASQAELTTSMN, translated from the exons atgaCAGGAATCAGAAAAAGTAATAACAGCATGGAGGACGTCGATCGCTTGTTTGCAAACTTCAAGTGCGGTTTATCCCCTCCCG CATCTGCTCTGAGAGAAAGGAAAAGAAGTAAGAGCAGATCTGAGAATGGCGGTTTGAGGAACGATGAATTGCCGTCACGATCTCCGGCAAGTGGTGGATCAGTTGGCGGAGAACAGAAAACGCCTTCAACATGCAGTAATGCGACAAACTTGCCGTCTTCAATCGAGAGA CTAAAATCTGCAGCAGCTAAAGCAAAATGGTTTAATCCTGGGAAGCAGCTTTCTCCAATTGTATTCTATGGGTCTCCTTGTGGTGTGCCTCCCAAAAAACCAATCCGGTTATGGCGATTGCTACATGAGATTCGTCTTGATCTATCTCAGCAAAATAAATTGATGTCAAG GAAGGAAGTTTGGGCTACGTTTCCAAGGCAGGATGAAGCAATGAAGTTTGCCAAAGACCAAGAGGATGTTCATGTTTTCAGctatcaagaccacttcaatGGACAAAGAAGGTTCCTTGTGTCTACGTATACAGAATTCTGGCGAAG GTACAAAAACATGGATTCAAAATTCCGTCATCACTATGAAGTCATTCAAGAG GGTTTACCATGCCACCTTTATTTTGACTTGGAGTTTGATAAGAGAGTCAACATTGGAAAGGATGGAGATGAGATGGTTGACCTCTTTATATCAGTAGTTCTAGAAGCCTTTCAGGAAAAATATTCAATCCATGGAAATCTTGATTGGATAGTAGAACTTGATTCTTCAACCAAAG AGAAGTTCTCTCGTCATCTAATCATTCGCATACCAAAAGTTTCTTTTAAGGATAACTCTCATGCAGGAGCTTTTGTTTCCGAA ATATGCTCAAGAATTCAAAATGCAAGGGAGACAGATAAAAGCTTTGAAAAATTGTTTATTATGAAAGATTCAAGCTGCAATGGATCTACAAGCCATCTTTTTGTGGACACCGCTGTATATACTCGGAATCGTTGTTTCCGCCTTTTCTTATCTTCAAAGGCGGGAAAGAGTTCTTTTCTTCTACCAACAGGGCGATTCAAGTGTAAGAACTTG GATGAAGAAGAAGTGTTTAAGGCTTCCTTGATTTGCAATATGGatgttgattgtgaaaagctttTGGTCTGCAAACCAGACCTCGATTGTGTAAAGACTCTGCATTTTGATACAGAG CTGAATTGCAATTCTGGAAATTCATGCCAAATTCCTTCGGAGTTTACGCTGAATACTTGCGGCAGTGAGGTTTCAACAACATACTTCGTTGGAAATTCTCCATTCCCATTTCTGGACAGATTTATTCTATCTGTGGCCTCTGTTGGAAATATACCAG GAAAAATACACAGCTGGTATTTATTCTCCGAATTTGGGTTGATGGTTTACAGCATGACAAAAAATAGATACTGTGAGCGAATTGGCAGACACCATAAAAGCAATAATG TGATATATGTCGTTGATCTGAGAAGGGCAGTATATTACCAGAAATGTCATGATCCTGATTGCAGAG GGTACAGATCTCCCTTGCGACAAATTCCAGTTCATGTCTTCGCCAATTCTTCCGTTGTATGTGGTTCTGAGATATTAGATGATGAACAGACAATAgataatgagagagaaaatatTTTACAATATGAAGGGGATGTCGACGACAACTGCAATGATTCTTGGTGGCTAGATGTCGTGAAAGTTGCCGAAGAGATTGAGAAGCAAACCAAGACAGAACCGAGCACTGTG ATAATCGATGATGACGACGGAGATGTTGAATGGTGGTTAGCGGTAGAAAGGACTGCATCTCAGGCGGAACTGACAACTTCCATGAACTAA
- the LOC112749436 gene encoding uncharacterized protein, which yields MRMSLNTLAFVMLLLFTITADQCLSCIEQENQALLNFKKSIRSYFDDDPSSPPIFSSWEGHECCQWKCIACNNVTGHVVKIELSSGCASSLLSWEDTAIIEPNYDDFYPDLFVEHLNSSLLHLKHLIHLDLSGVSLYSSPAKFLGSMQQLRYLSLWTEFEGMIPSSIGNLTNLRVLRISNFYETYSDDLSWVAQLSSLQYLGFFGVNLSMAHNLFQVLNMLPSLSQIHLVDCGLGNMPIPLHPINLMNLTNVQVLNLESNNLKDPVLDAFRNLTSIRFFHISQNSLTSLPQWFDKLNKLVGLYLAGNQFSGQFLLNHQNMTFTPFIREFDLSNTNLYSVPSWLSKCKSLVKLGLAYTSLHGSIPYALRNLTSLTVLNLYGNKLTSVPIWLGELKSLIHLNLQRNDITSVEEGSLASILGNMCHLKEFYLSGHKLQGEVFPSSSNISGCNNYDLEELDLSNNNFSDKLPSWLGKFKNLNYLDLSSNSFSGPILHSLGELVNLTCLDLSSNLFNGVIPWSIGKLENLGTLDLSSNLFTGVIPWSIGELENLCTLDLSSNLFTGVIPLSLGKLENAAFMSLASNHLYGNIPDSLGHLKNLNTLNLSSNSLEGTISHLERWTAAKRLQTLCLSNNRISGSFPENLDEIIPELKYLALDNNHINGSLPNSLCKLKAVVTIDISNNKLSGRIPDCRRDALIEEFDLSSNNLSGVIPNSILNMTSLVWLHLNNNSLHGELPLYISVEKLLILDLGDNQLSGALPSWKNDAIPELQILRLRGNMFNGTVPSNLCQFAKLQILDLANNSLKGPIPHCIGNITGMALVTKILSNGTQVNATKQWNQEDVKQVIKGRELDYTKNLVLLTNLDLSNNRLDGPIPKELSSLSGLLGLNLSYNNLSGEIPAMIGDMRSLESLDFSHNHFFGAIPSSMSSLTFLSHLNLSNNNFSGPIPSGNQFQVLDDPLIYSGNPFLCGVPLKTICPGDVSHQDSHDEGYDDEAGENDKSGKILFYFVIAVGFATGFWGIIGVLYFKNNWRYACFGYVDEVADRIYVAIVLKVAKLKNRLQ from the coding sequence ATGAGAATGTCATTGAATACCTTAGCATTTGTGATGCTTCTCTTATTCACAATAACTGCTGACCAATGTTTGAGCTGCATTGAACAAGAGAACCAGGCTCTTCTCAACTTCAAAAAAAGCATTCGCAGCTACTTTGATGATGATCCATCATCACCACCTATATTTTCCTCATGGGAAGGCCATGAATGTTGCCAGTGGAAATGCATAGCTTGCAACAATGTTACTGGACATGTTGTCAAGAttgaactcagcagtggttgTGCATCAAGCCTTTTATCATGGGAAGACACTGCTATTATAGAACCAAACTATGATGACTTTTACCCTGATTTGTTTGTTGAACACTTGAATTCATCTCTGTTACACTTAAAACACTTGATCCATTTGGATTTGAGTGGAGTTTCACTTTATTCGAGTCCGGCCAAGTTCCTTGGTTCTATGCAACAACTTAGATATCTTTCTCTGTGGACTGAGTTTGAAGGCATGATTCCCAGCAGTATTGGAAACCTCACCAATTTGCGTGTTCTTCGCATCAGTAACTTCTATGAGACTTATTCTGATGATCTTAGTTGGGTTGCTCAACTTTCATCATTACAATACCTTGGCTTCTTTGGTGTTAATCTTTCCATGGCACACAATTTGTTTCAGGTACTTAACATGCTTCCTTCTTTGTCTCAGATACACCTAGTTGATTGTGGGCTTGGAAACATGCCAATTCCTCTTCATCCAATTAACCTCATGAACCTTACAAATGTTCAAGTTCTCAATCTTGAAAGTAATAATCTCAAAGATCCAGTTCTTGATGCTTTCAGAAACCTGACCTCAATTAGATTTTTTCACATTTCACAAAACAGCTTAACTTCACTGCCACAGTGGTTTGATAAGCTTAACAAACTTGTTGGTCTGTACCTTGCTGGCAATCAATTTTCTGGTCAGTTTCTTcttaatcatcaaaacatgacCTTCACGCCCTTCATTAGAGAATTTGACCTTAGTAATACCAATCTATATTCTGTACCTTCATGGTTAAGTAAATGCAAGAGCCTTGTGAAGTTAGGCCTTGCATATACTTCCCTTCACGGATCAATTCCGTATGCTCTAAGAAATTTGACATCCCTCACAGTTCTTAACCTCTATGGCAACAAACTCACTTCAGTTCCAATTTGGTTAGGTGAGTTAAAGAGTCTTATCCATCTCAATCTTCAGAGAAATGATATCACTAGTGTAGAGGAGGGTTCTCTGGCATCAATTTTGGGAAATATGTGTcatttaaaagaattttatttgtCTGGACACAAGCTTCAAGGAGAGGTATTTCCCAGTAGTTCAAATATATCTGGCTGCAACAACTATGATTTAGAGGAGTTAGATTTGAGTAATAACAACTTCAGTGACAAGTTACCAAGTTGGTTGgggaaatttaaaaatttaaattacctTGATCTCAGCTCAAATTCATTTTCTGGCCCCATTCTACATAGTCTTGGAGAACTGGTGAATCTCACATGCTTGGACCTTTCTTCTAACTTATTTAATGGTGTCATTCCTTGGAGTATTGGGAAGCTTGAAAACCTAGGCACATTAGATCTTTCATCCAACTTGTTTACTGGTGTCATTCCTTGGAGTATTGGGGAGCTTGAAAACCTATGCACACTAGATCTTTCATCCAACTTGTTTACTGGTGTCATTCCTTTGAGTCTTGGAAAGCTTGAAAATGCAGCATTTATGAGCCTTGCTAGTAACCATTTATATGGGAACATTCCAGATAGTCTTGGACATCTCAAAAATCTGAATACCCTTAATCTTTCTTCTAACTCTTTGGAAGGAACAATTAGCCATTTAGAAAGATGGACTGCAGCAAAGAGGCTTCAGACCTTGTGTCTCTCCAATAACCGAATCAGTGGATCCTTTCCAGAAAACCTTGATGAGATAATCCCTGAGTTGAAGTACCTGGCACTTGACAATAACCATATAAATGGTTCATTACCAAATTCATTGTGCAAACTCAAAGCAGTGGTGACTATTGATATTTCCAACAACAAATTATCAGGTAGAATTCCGGACTGCCGGAGGGATGCACTTATAGAAGAATTTGATTTGTCATCAAACAACTTATCAGGTGTTATTCCAAACTCTATCTTGAACATGACATCATTGGTGTGGCTACATTTGAACAACAATAGTCTTCATGGAGAACTTCCACTGTACATAAGCGTGGAAAAGTTGTTGATTTTGGATCTTGGTGATAATCAATTATCCGGTGCCTTACCTTCATGGAAGAATGACGCAATTCCTGAGCTGCAAATTCTTAGATTGCGGGGAAACATGTTCAATGGTACCGTCCCTTCAAACTTGTGCCAATTTGCTAAATTGCAAATATTGGACCTTGCTAACAACAGTTTAAAAGGTCCAATACCTCATTGCATTGGCAATATCACAGGAATGGCTTTAGTAACAAAAATCCTGTCAAACGGGACGCAAGTCAATGCCACCAAGCAATGGAATCAAGAGGATGTCAAGCAAGTCATCAAGGGAAGAGAGCTTGATTACACTAAAAATTTGGTTCTTCTAACCAATTTGGACTTGTCAAACAACAGATTGGACGGACCAATTCCTAAAGAACTATCTTCACTTTCAGGATTACTTGGACTGAATTTGTCTTATAATAATCTGTCTGGAGAGATACCTGCAATGATAGGAGATATGAGGTCCCTAGAATCTCTTGATTTCTCTCATAACCACTTCTTTGGTGCTATTCCAAGTAGCATGTCCAGTTTAACTTTTCTTAGCCACTTGAACTTGTCAAACAACAACTTTTCAGGTCCAATTCCAAGTGGTAACCAGTTCCAGGTTCTTGATGATCCACTTATTTACTCTGGCAATCCATTTCTCTGTGGAGTTCCACTTAAAACAATCTGCCCTGGTGATGTTTCTCATCAAGATTCTCATGACGAAGGCTATGATGATGAAGCCGGAGAAAATGACAAGTCAGGTAAAATATTGTTTTACTTTGTCATAGCCGTCGGCTTTGCAACTGGCTTCTGGGGAATTATTGGTGTTTTGTATTTCAAGAATAATTGGAGGTATGCTTGCTTTGGATATGTGGATGAGGTAGCAGACAGAATTTATGTTGCAATTGTGTTGAAAGTAGCAAAGCTGAAGAACAGATTGCAGTAA
- the LOC112751863 gene encoding uncharacterized protein, whose amino-acid sequence MGNCLLGGMSEPEGVIKVITSNGGIMEFTAPVTVNFITNEFPGHAIFPSHDLFWKPLSSLDELEPGQSYYLLPISSNNNNKEAEEYPFATATAGCSIVRQGHVRSRSVPTTPHPPPYRMSLDYQPQKGAGLLKTRRISKENFSCKKLTSKNSTSTNSSSCRFWKVKLAITPEQLLEILSQEARTKELMESVRIVAKCGGVSSCAGSAAASIVSEDWSHSSSGRSVNSSKIDALVLDI is encoded by the coding sequence ATGGGAAACTGCTTGTTAGGGGGAATGTCAGAACCTGAAGGAGTAATCAAAGTGATAACATCAAATGGTGGCATCATGGAATTCACTGCACCAGTAACAGTGAATTTCATCACCAATGAGTTCCCAGGGCATGCCATTTTCCCAAGCCATGACCTCTTCTGGAAGCCATTGTCATCATTAGATGAGCTTGAACCAGGTCAGTCATACTACTTGCTCCCAAtcagcagcaacaacaataacaaagaaGCTGAAGAATACCCTTTTGCCACGGCCACGGCCGGCTGCAGTATCGTCCGGCAAGGCCACGTCCGCTCTCGCAGTGTTCCTACAACTCCTCATCCTCCTCCATATAGAATGTCATTGGACTATCAGCCCCAGAAAGGAGCAGGGTTGCTCAAAACAAGAAGAATCTCCAAAGAAAACTTCTCTTGCAAGAAACTGACTAGTAAGAACAGTACTAGTACTAATAGCAGTAGCTGTAGGTTCTGGAAAGTGAAGCTGGCGATTACGCCGGAGCAGTTGCTGGAGATTTTGTCACAAGAGGCTAGGACCAAGGAGTTGATGGAGAGTGTGAGGATTGTGGCAAAATGTGGTGGGGTTTCATCTTGTGCAGGTTCTGCAGCAGCAAGCATAGTTTCTGAAGATTGGAGCCATTCAAGCAGTGGTAGAAGTGTTAATTCCTCTAAGATTGATGCTTTAGTACTAGACATTTAA